One window from the genome of Candidatus Synechococcus calcipolaris G9 encodes:
- a CDS encoding cation:proton antiporter: protein MIPALSLENVTIAWVILPFFVGLTIYLFPKIDRPAALLVATLSGFYGLGRLVSPTPLTLELLDNFGVSLRVDTLSGYFILTNAIVTASVILYSWPQGKTVFFYTQVMMLHGSANAAFICNDLLSLYVNLEVLSLVVFLLVAYPRSDRSIWVALRYLFISNTAMLFYLMGTILVYQANNSFRFEGLGAASPEAIALILLALFTKGGIFLSGLWLPLTNSESEAAVSALMAGVVENVGIFSLLRAAQNLEQISVVVGIFGVATAFLGLSFAIFEQNIKRLLALSTISQLGWILVAPAVGGIYALAHGLAKSSLFLTVGNVPQPTLPHLKQQPMARSIYLPLAIAALSIAGCPLLAGFGAKMLTLDRVLLWQEIALNIAAVGTAIVYSKLIFLPSNNQTPPGEGSLLSGYGPAIGLLLLSLLAANGLSLAAYTPENLLKAFVILGFGGILYGVGIRRLRVRLPRLLEQFDHLIGAMSLILMLLFWMTFVLDDVGLG from the coding sequence ATGATTCCTGCCCTGAGCCTTGAAAACGTTACGATCGCCTGGGTCATATTGCCCTTTTTTGTCGGTTTGACCATCTATCTTTTTCCCAAAATTGATCGTCCCGCCGCCCTTTTGGTGGCGACCCTATCGGGATTCTATGGACTAGGGCGATTGGTTTCGCCAACCCCCCTCACCCTGGAACTCCTGGATAACTTTGGTGTCAGTCTCCGGGTGGATACCCTGAGTGGCTACTTTATTTTGACCAATGCCATCGTCACGGCATCGGTGATTCTCTACAGTTGGCCCCAGGGGAAAACGGTCTTTTTCTATACTCAGGTGATGATGCTCCATGGCAGTGCTAACGCGGCCTTTATCTGCAATGACCTCCTCAGTCTCTATGTGAACTTAGAGGTCTTGAGTTTAGTGGTGTTTCTATTGGTTGCCTATCCCCGCAGCGATCGCTCCATTTGGGTGGCTTTACGTTACCTGTTTATCAGTAATACGGCAATGCTTTTTTACCTGATGGGTACAATTTTGGTTTACCAGGCCAATAATTCCTTTAGGTTTGAGGGTTTAGGAGCTGCGTCCCCAGAGGCGATCGCCCTGATTTTGCTGGCTCTTTTTACCAAGGGGGGAATTTTCCTGTCAGGGTTATGGTTGCCCCTGACAAATTCCGAATCCGAGGCGGCGGTGTCGGCTCTGATGGCAGGGGTGGTGGAAAATGTCGGTATTTTTTCCCTATTAAGGGCGGCCCAAAACCTGGAACAAATTAGCGTAGTGGTCGGCATTTTTGGTGTAGCTACGGCTTTTTTGGGACTGAGTTTCGCCATTTTTGAGCAAAATATTAAGCGGCTCTTGGCCCTGAGTACCATTTCCCAACTGGGTTGGATTTTAGTGGCTCCGGCGGTGGGTGGCATCTATGCCCTGGCCCATGGATTGGCTAAATCATCCCTATTTTTAACCGTTGGTAATGTTCCCCAACCCACCCTCCCCCATCTAAAACAACAGCCCATGGCCCGTTCCATCTACCTCCCCCTGGCGATCGCGGCCCTATCTATTGCCGGATGCCCTCTTTTGGCTGGATTTGGGGCAAAAATGTTGACCCTAGATCGGGTGCTTCTTTGGCAAGAAATCGCCTTAAACATTGCGGCAGTGGGCACGGCGATCGTCTATTCCAAGCTTATTTTCCTGCCCAGCAATAATCAAACACCCCCTGGGGAGGGTTCCCTATTATCCGGCTATGGACCGGCGATCGGGTTACTGTTATTGAGTTTATTGGCCGCCAATGGCTTATCCCTAGCCGCCTATACCCCTGAGAATCTCTTAAAAGCCTTCGTCATTCTTGGCTTCGGGGGCATCCTTTATGGTGTAGGCATTCGTCGCCTTAGGGTTCGTCTTCCCCGCCTCCTAGAGCAGTTTGATCATTTAATTGGGGCGATGAGTTTAATTTTAATGCTTCTGTTTTGGATGACCTTTGTTTTGGATGATGTGGGTCTAGGATAG
- a CDS encoding IS982 family transposase — protein sequence MSSLEDLFCSVDDFCQRFEPQWQQQLLHSGLQTRKRSRQLCLSEIMTIVIAFHQQGYRTFKDYYTKHVCRYWHKAFPDLVSYPRFISWLPSLLLPLSAYLRSCFGQCSGISFMDSTSLKVCHNRRIKQHKVFDLFAERGKTSVDWFFGFKLHLVVNDKGELLNFTLTPGNTDDRTPVPKLLQRLFGKVFADKGYVSQTLAKQLLQQTGVQLITKFRRNMKNRFLKLNDRLLLRKRAIIETIIDQLKNISQIEHSRHRSPVNFLVNLVGGLIAYCHQPKKPSIALDSNLLP from the coding sequence ATGTCTAGCTTAGAAGACCTTTTCTGCTCAGTCGATGACTTCTGCCAACGTTTTGAACCCCAATGGCAACAGCAACTTTTGCACAGTGGGCTACAAACCCGGAAGCGGAGCCGACAACTGTGCCTGAGCGAAATCATGACGATTGTAATTGCTTTTCACCAGCAGGGCTACCGCACGTTCAAGGACTACTACACCAAGCACGTTTGTCGCTACTGGCACAAGGCGTTCCCGGATTTGGTGAGCTATCCCCGCTTTATCAGTTGGTTGCCTTCGCTGTTATTGCCATTGTCTGCCTACCTGCGGTCTTGCTTTGGGCAATGCAGTGGGATTAGCTTCATGGACTCAACCAGCCTGAAGGTTTGCCACAATCGCCGCATCAAGCAGCACAAAGTGTTTGATTTGTTCGCCGAGCGGGGCAAGACTTCGGTGGACTGGTTCTTCGGTTTCAAACTCCATTTAGTTGTGAATGACAAAGGGGAATTGCTCAACTTTACCCTGACTCCTGGCAACACCGATGATCGGACTCCTGTCCCCAAGCTGCTGCAACGGCTCTTCGGCAAGGTATTCGCCGACAAAGGCTACGTCTCGCAAACGTTGGCAAAACAACTCTTGCAGCAGACCGGGGTGCAGTTAATCACCAAGTTTCGGCGCAATATGAAGAATCGCTTCCTCAAGCTCAATGACCGTTTGCTGTTGCGAAAGCGAGCCATTATCGAGACCATCATCGACCAGTTAAAGAACATTTCCCAGATCGAGCACTCCCGGCATCGCTCCCCGGTTAACTTCCTGGTCAACCTGGTTGGGGGATTAATTGCCTACTGCCACCAGCCGAAAAAGCCCTCGATTGCACTTGACTCAAACTTGCTCCCCTAG
- a CDS encoding homocysteine biosynthesis protein, which translates to MVATRTIAEINEKILAGRATVWTIDELKARISAGNYGQVFKQVDVITTGIFEPMEASGAMLNLGPTDPPIKLRQCWLEGVPAYTGFGAVDLFLGAAQAMELGAELAEGDQQRERGGGHVIADLIAGKVIPVRAVGQVTDCYPRATLETTITKDTVNQFYLYNPRNLYQNFIVGVNGGDRLLHTYLGPLQPQLGNAVYAHAGAVSPLLNDPHLRLIGVGTRIFLGGGIGYISWEGTQHFPLQKRLANETPIGPAATVALIGDAKHMDAHWVRGCYFKHYGPSLMLGVGIPLPVLDEQVIAHCAIQDNDVVAPVIDFSIPRRVRPTFGLVSYAQLKSGKIKIEGKTVRTAPLSSIYFGRQIATLLKDWILKGDFTLTEPVAPLPSDRPFLPQQTWATTTTLE; encoded by the coding sequence ATGGTGGCAACCCGAACGATTGCGGAAATTAATGAAAAAATTCTTGCGGGTCGAGCCACCGTCTGGACAATAGATGAGCTTAAGGCAAGGATTTCGGCAGGAAACTATGGCCAAGTTTTTAAGCAAGTGGATGTAATTACCACCGGTATCTTTGAACCCATGGAGGCCTCCGGGGCAATGCTCAACTTAGGGCCCACGGATCCCCCCATTAAGTTGCGACAATGTTGGTTAGAGGGTGTCCCTGCCTATACCGGCTTTGGGGCAGTGGATCTATTTTTGGGGGCTGCCCAGGCGATGGAACTGGGGGCAGAACTTGCGGAGGGGGATCAACAGCGGGAGCGGGGGGGTGGCCATGTCATCGCTGATTTGATTGCGGGTAAGGTGATTCCGGTGCGGGCGGTGGGGCAAGTGACCGACTGCTATCCCCGGGCTACCCTGGAAACCACGATCACCAAGGATACGGTGAATCAATTTTATCTCTATAATCCTCGGAACCTCTATCAGAATTTTATTGTTGGTGTCAATGGCGGCGATCGCCTCCTCCATACCTACCTCGGCCCTCTACAACCCCAACTGGGAAATGCAGTCTATGCCCATGCGGGTGCGGTATCTCCCCTGCTCAATGATCCCCATTTACGCCTCATTGGTGTGGGAACACGCATTTTTCTGGGGGGGGGGATTGGCTATATCTCCTGGGAAGGAACGCAACATTTTCCCCTGCAAAAACGCCTCGCCAACGAAACGCCCATTGGCCCGGCCGCAACCGTTGCCCTCATTGGTGATGCGAAACACATGGATGCCCATTGGGTTCGGGGCTGCTACTTCAAACACTATGGCCCTTCGCTCATGTTGGGGGTTGGCATCCCATTGCCCGTTCTGGATGAACAGGTCATTGCCCACTGTGCCATTCAAGATAATGATGTGGTTGCTCCGGTCATTGATTTTTCCATTCCCCGACGAGTTCGGCCCACCTTTGGCTTGGTCAGCTATGCACAACTCAAATCTGGAAAAATCAAAATTGAAGGCAAAACGGTGCGTACCGCCCCCCTCAGCAGTATCTACTTTGGTCGTCAAATTGCCACCCTGCTCAAGGACTGGATTCTCAAGGGAGATTTTACCCTCACGGAACCCGTTGCCCCCTTACCCAGCGATCGCCCGTTTTTGCCCCAACAAACTTGGGCGACTACGACGACATTGGAGTAA
- the ylqF gene encoding ribosome biogenesis GTPase YlqF — translation MATPLIQWYPGHIAKAERALQQQLRHVDVVLEMRDARIPLASHHPKMKQWVGQKQHVLILNRVDTISDGVQQAWQRWFKERGEQPFFTNAQKGEGVMAVAKAAQQAGIAVNQRRRDRGMAPRPVRAVVLGFPNVGKSALINRLLKRRVVNSEARPGVTRQLRWVRVSPSLELLDTPGVLPANLTDQTAAAKLAMCDDIGQAAYDDYLIAAALVNCLIQLNHASALGDRYRVPLGDDNGEAYVYRLSEERFHGRLEQASRQILQDFRKGILGAIALEMPPIEASLPRASSLSPEIPEIITPQ, via the coding sequence ATGGCAACTCCCTTAATTCAGTGGTATCCCGGCCATATTGCCAAGGCAGAGCGGGCCCTTCAGCAGCAATTGCGCCATGTGGATGTGGTGCTAGAGATGCGAGATGCCCGAATTCCTTTGGCCAGCCACCATCCTAAAATGAAGCAGTGGGTCGGACAAAAACAGCATGTGCTGATCTTAAATCGGGTAGATACCATCTCCGATGGGGTGCAGCAGGCCTGGCAGCGATGGTTTAAGGAGCGGGGAGAGCAGCCATTTTTTACCAATGCCCAAAAGGGGGAAGGGGTGATGGCCGTGGCAAAGGCAGCCCAACAGGCAGGTATTGCCGTTAATCAACGACGGCGCGATCGCGGCATGGCACCTCGGCCCGTGCGGGCGGTAGTTTTGGGTTTTCCCAATGTGGGGAAATCGGCCCTGATTAATCGACTGCTCAAACGCCGGGTCGTTAATAGTGAAGCTCGGCCTGGAGTGACGCGGCAATTACGGTGGGTGCGGGTCTCCCCATCCTTGGAACTGCTGGATACCCCTGGAGTCCTACCGGCCAATCTCACTGATCAAACGGCGGCGGCAAAATTGGCCATGTGTGATGATATTGGCCAGGCGGCCTACGATGATTATTTGATTGCGGCGGCTTTGGTCAATTGTCTGATTCAACTCAATCACGCCTCGGCTTTGGGCGATCGCTACCGGGTGCCATTGGGGGATGACAATGGGGAAGCCTATGTCTATCGCTTGTCAGAAGAACGATTCCATGGACGATTAGAGCAGGCCAGTCGGCAAATTCTTCAGGATTTTCGTAAGGGTATCTTGGGGGCGATCGCCCTGGAAATGCCCCCCATTGAAGCGAGTTTACCTAGGGCCAGTTCCCTATCCCCTGAAATACCAGAAATAATTACTCCGCAATAG
- the psbA gene encoding photosystem II q(b) protein: MTTVLQRRESLNLWEQFCSWVTSTNNRLYIGWFGVLMIPTLLAATACFVIAFIAAPPVDIDGIREPVAGSLIYGNNIITGAVVPSSNAIGLHFYPIWEAASLDEWLYNGGPYQLVIFHFLIGVFCYMGREWELSYRLGMRPWICVAYSAPVAAATAVFLIYPIGQGSFSDGMPLGISGTFNFMLVFQAEHNILMHPFHQLGVAGVFGGALFSAMHGSLVTSSLIRETTETESQNYGYKFGQEEETYNIVAAHGYFGRLIFQYASFNNSRALHFFLAAWPVVGIWFTALGISTMAFNLNGFNFNHSVVDAKGNVINTWADIINRANLGMEVMHERNAHNFPLDLASAESQPVAIVAPSINA, encoded by the coding sequence ATGACGACCGTTTTACAACGTCGCGAAAGCCTGAATCTGTGGGAACAGTTTTGTAGCTGGGTCACCAGCACCAACAACCGCCTTTACATTGGCTGGTTCGGTGTTTTGATGATCCCGACCCTACTGGCTGCCACCGCTTGCTTCGTGATTGCCTTTATTGCTGCCCCCCCTGTCGACATTGATGGGATTCGTGAGCCAGTTGCCGGTTCCTTAATCTATGGCAACAACATCATCACCGGTGCGGTGGTGCCCTCTAGTAATGCCATTGGCCTGCACTTCTACCCCATTTGGGAAGCTGCCTCCTTGGATGAGTGGCTTTACAATGGTGGCCCTTACCAGTTGGTCATCTTCCACTTCTTGATTGGTGTTTTCTGCTACATGGGTCGGGAATGGGAACTCAGCTACCGCTTGGGCATGCGTCCTTGGATCTGTGTGGCTTACTCCGCTCCCGTGGCTGCTGCTACCGCCGTCTTCTTGATCTACCCCATTGGTCAAGGTTCCTTCTCTGACGGTATGCCCCTAGGGATTTCCGGTACCTTCAACTTCATGTTGGTGTTCCAAGCCGAGCACAACATTCTCATGCATCCCTTCCACCAATTGGGTGTGGCCGGTGTGTTTGGTGGTGCCTTGTTCTCTGCCATGCATGGTTCTTTGGTGACCTCCAGCTTGATTCGGGAAACCACCGAAACCGAGTCTCAAAATTACGGTTACAAATTTGGTCAAGAAGAAGAAACCTACAACATTGTTGCTGCCCACGGTTACTTCGGTCGCTTGATTTTCCAATATGCCAGCTTCAATAACAGCCGTGCCCTGCACTTCTTCTTAGCTGCTTGGCCCGTGGTTGGGATTTGGTTCACCGCCCTGGGTATCAGCACCATGGCCTTCAACCTGAATGGTTTCAACTTCAACCACTCCGTTGTCGATGCCAAGGGTAACGTAATCAATACTTGGGCTGACATTATCAACCGGGCTAACCTGGGTATGGAAGTGATGCACGAGCGCAATGCTCACAACTTCCCCTTAGATTTGGCTTCTGCTGAGTCTCAACCAGTGGCGATTGTTGCTCCTAGCATCAATGCCTAG
- the psb27 gene encoding photosystem II protein Psb27, translating into MKRFIRMVSGLLLCLTLLLTSCSNLPTGLSGDFRQDTLTLIGSLREAIALPEDDANKKVAQADARKKLNDFFALYRRDESLRSLASFTTMQTALNSLAGHYSSYPNRPLPTKLKNRLEQEFKQVELALDRESRS; encoded by the coding sequence ATGAAACGTTTTATCAGAATGGTATCGGGACTCCTGCTCTGTCTCACCTTGCTGTTGACCAGCTGCAGCAATCTTCCCACCGGCTTAAGTGGCGATTTTCGCCAGGACACGTTAACCCTAATTGGCAGTTTACGGGAGGCGATCGCCCTACCGGAGGATGATGCCAACAAGAAGGTTGCCCAGGCCGATGCCCGGAAAAAGCTGAATGATTTCTTTGCCCTCTATCGTCGGGATGAATCCCTGCGGAGCCTAGCGTCCTTTACCACCATGCAAACCGCCCTCAATTCCTTGGCGGGCCATTACAGTTCCTATCCCAATCGCCCCCTACCCACCAAGTTAAAGAATCGCCTAGAACAGGAATTCAAGCAGGTGGAGTTGGCTCTGGATAGGGAATCACGGTCTTAG
- a CDS encoding alkaline phosphatase PhoX encodes MAVSRRHFLTMAAMGTGALLLPQGLQLLYQRAAQGQSVQTKGFGSLVKDPQGILDLPPGFQYRVFSKLGDPMSDGYRVPSLHDGMASFPGANGTTILVRNHEVYPGLPSGFRPVQARPDQKYDPLCPGGTTTLVVSKDRQLIQDCSTLAGTYRNCAGGSTPWKTWISCEENVSTPENPGRHGPVQKRHGYNFEVPIAARGLVTPIPLKAMGRFQHEAIAVDPQTNIIYQTEDRGDGLFYRFIPNKPGDLPAGGTLQALKIKSAPKINTRLNFPVGRSFDVEWVDIPEPDPADDTVRFQGFNKGAALFTRGEGICYSKGEFYFTATSGGTKRLGQIWRYRPGATADQGGTLELFVESPDKGVLNYPDNIVMAPFGDLICCEDGEDEINRLVGVTPQGRMYTFALNALNSQEFAGVCFSADGQTMFVNIYHPGMTFAIWGPWTTRT; translated from the coding sequence ATGGCTGTATCACGTCGTCATTTTCTGACTATGGCTGCAATGGGGACAGGGGCACTCTTGCTTCCCCAAGGCTTGCAACTCCTTTATCAGCGGGCGGCCCAAGGACAATCTGTTCAAACAAAGGGATTCGGATCCCTAGTTAAGGATCCCCAAGGCATTTTAGATTTACCCCCCGGCTTTCAGTATCGGGTCTTTTCTAAGTTGGGGGATCCCATGAGTGATGGCTATCGTGTCCCCTCCTTACATGATGGCATGGCCAGTTTTCCAGGGGCCAATGGCACCACAATTTTAGTCCGTAACCATGAAGTCTATCCAGGCCTACCCAGTGGATTTCGACCGGTTCAGGCCCGTCCCGACCAAAAGTATGATCCCCTCTGTCCCGGCGGCACCACCACTCTAGTGGTCAGTAAGGATCGCCAATTAATCCAAGATTGTTCTACTTTGGCCGGAACCTATCGAAACTGCGCCGGTGGCTCCACGCCCTGGAAGACCTGGATTAGCTGTGAAGAAAATGTCTCCACTCCGGAAAATCCCGGTCGCCATGGCCCGGTACAAAAACGCCATGGTTATAACTTTGAGGTGCCGATCGCGGCGCGGGGATTAGTGACTCCCATTCCCCTCAAGGCCATGGGGCGTTTTCAACACGAGGCGATCGCCGTAGATCCACAAACCAATATTATTTATCAAACTGAAGATCGTGGGGATGGCTTATTTTATCGGTTTATTCCCAACAAACCGGGGGATTTGCCGGCGGGGGGAACGCTCCAAGCCCTGAAAATTAAATCGGCCCCTAAAATCAATACCCGCCTGAATTTTCCCGTGGGTCGTTCCTTTGACGTGGAATGGGTGGATATTCCTGAGCCAGATCCCGCCGACGATACGGTGCGATTCCAAGGGTTTAACAAGGGAGCCGCCCTCTTTACCCGAGGCGAAGGTATCTGCTATAGCAAAGGTGAATTTTACTTTACGGCCACCAGTGGCGGCACCAAGCGTCTAGGGCAAATTTGGCGATACCGGCCCGGTGCAACGGCGGATCAGGGGGGTACCCTAGAGCTATTTGTGGAATCCCCCGACAAAGGGGTATTAAACTACCCAGACAATATTGTCATGGCTCCCTTTGGGGATTTAATCTGCTGTGAGGATGGCGAAGATGAGATCAATCGCTTGGTGGGCGTAACCCCCCAGGGTCGGATGTACACTTTTGCCTTAAATGCCCTCAACAGCCAGGAATTTGCGGGGGTTTGTTTTTCAGCGGATGGACAAACGATGTTTGTGAATATTTACCATCCGGGCATGACCTTTGCGATTTGGGGCCCCTGGACAACCCGCACCTAA